From the genome of Vicia villosa cultivar HV-30 ecotype Madison, WI linkage group LG2, Vvil1.0, whole genome shotgun sequence, one region includes:
- the LOC131652244 gene encoding uncharacterized protein LOC131652244 isoform X2 gives MVVSLPPLTTNSHSSYFTYFLNFFSFILFTSLPITVSIPYAKMVVHSLTNCSSSSSFSLFFFLPPLLISLFDVVFSRSMELKFERGEIYVGSKKSKSKRRISVGFNQNCCWNSKNGFTNRLKYIITAEEILSALCFIEKAKVDLSGFLDTLGGKESLGEPEC, from the exons ATGGTAGTTTCTCTTCCACCTTTAACAACCAACTCTCACTCATCATACTTcacttattttcttaattttttctcATTTATTCTTTTCACTTCACTTCCCATAACGGTTTCTATTCCATATGCAAAAATGGTTGTTCACTCTCTCACGAACTgctcctcttcttcttccttctccctTTTCTTCTTCCTTCCTCCTCTTCTTATCTCACTTTTTGATGTTGTTTTTTCAAGAAGTATGGAATTGAAATTCGAGCG TGGAGAGATTTATGTCGGCTCTAAAAAATCAAAATCTAAGAGGAGAATCAGTGTTGGGTTCAATCAAAATTGTTGTTGGAACTCCAAAAATGGCTTCACGAACAGGTTGAAGTACATTATTACTG CGGAGGAGATTCTTTCTGCATTGTGTTTCATTGAGAAAGCAAAAGTTGATCTTTCTGGTTTTCTTGACACCCTTGGAGGAAAGGAATCCCTGGGAGAACCTGAATGTTGA
- the LOC131652244 gene encoding uncharacterized protein LOC131652244 isoform X1, translated as MVVSLPPLTTNSHSSYFTYFLNFFSFILFTSLPITVSIPYAKMVVHSLTNCSSSSSFSLFFFLPPLLISLFDVVFSRSMELKFERGVVFVGIEIVEQQLMMIIVERFMSALKNQNLRGESVLGSIKIVVGTPKMASRTAEEILSALCFIEKAKVDLSGFLDTLGGKESLGEPEC; from the exons ATGGTAGTTTCTCTTCCACCTTTAACAACCAACTCTCACTCATCATACTTcacttattttcttaattttttctcATTTATTCTTTTCACTTCACTTCCCATAACGGTTTCTATTCCATATGCAAAAATGGTTGTTCACTCTCTCACGAACTgctcctcttcttcttccttctccctTTTCTTCTTCCTTCCTCCTCTTCTTATCTCACTTTTTGATGTTGTTTTTTCAAGAAGTATGGAATTGAAATTCGAGCG AGGtgttgtgtttgttggaattgaaATTGTGGAACAACAACTTATGATGATAATAGTGGAGAGATTTATGTCGGCTCTAAAAAATCAAAATCTAAGAGGAGAATCAGTGTTGGGTTCAATCAAAATTGTTGTTGGAACTCCAAAAATGGCTTCACGAACAG CGGAGGAGATTCTTTCTGCATTGTGTTTCATTGAGAAAGCAAAAGTTGATCTTTCTGGTTTTCTTGACACCCTTGGAGGAAAGGAATCCCTGGGAGAACCTGAATGTTGA